One region of Salvelinus namaycush isolate Seneca chromosome 3, SaNama_1.0, whole genome shotgun sequence genomic DNA includes:
- the LOC120044415 gene encoding protein FAM53C-like has translation MVSLIEHLEKHSLDGNAHQRALNVFLLDPNNLGICWPTDGLMPESGYWQLCPPSKPGLQGVLSSSFPPCPVPLVPPETRLAEGEALHRPLVPSTSVTDLSFPGAPPPPPPPPKRHCRSLSVPEDLSRCRYTWRPSASRVWTPVNRQCHSGGVAGGPCPLRAPSSSLTSSLHSSSSPTFFSIALSPDSPLPWNFPWDPSDTAGGGACCCFFHSPSSCSSPSPLHPPLPPQRRFSLSPVLIREAAAQFLPPPPVPPHCAAPPPAVPALPSSACSTPSSLRRAIPPQLPRCHSQPCDLLLLKPGLKRRRDPDRPFARPVLDFTKMTQTRSTDPLSGMERGRLACGGDVCMGFEPFLGDFRGSCSPEGLGRTSIGPLSESDEEGEEGEEDPDREECQPSIFERDCTELDLSLIEEN, from the exons ATGGTTTCACTGATCGAGCATCTGGAGAAACATAGTCTGGACGGCAACGCTCACCAAAGGGCCCTCAACGTG TTTCTGCTGGACCCCAACAACCTAGGAATTTGCTGGCCTACAGATGGATTGATGCCTG AGAGTGGTTATTGGCAGCTCTGCCCTCCCTCCAAGCCTGGCCTGCAGGGTGTGCTGAGCTCCAGCTTCCCCCCCTGCCCTGTCCCTCTGGTTCCCCCCGAAACTCGCCTGGCAGAGGGGGAAGCCCTGCACCGGCCCCTGGTCCCAAGCACCTCAGTGACAGACCTGTCTTTTCCAGGTGCACCCCCTCCCCCCCCGCCACCCCCCAAACGCCACTGTCGTTCACTGTCCGTGCCAGAGGACCTTTCACGCTGCCGTTACACCTGGCGGCCCAGCGCTTCGAGGGTCTGGACACCTGTGAATCGTCAATGCCACAGTGGAGGGGTAGCCGGGGGGCCTTGTCCGCTTCGTGCTCCTAGCTCATCTCTAACCTCTTCACTACACTCTTCTTCAAGCCCCACATTCTTTAGCATTGCTCTCTCTCCTGACTCCCCACTGCCCTGGAATTTCCCATGGGACCCCAGTGACACTGCTGGAGGAGGCGCCTGCTGCTGTTTCTTCCACTCCCCATCATCATGCTCCTCTCCGTCCCCGCTCCACCCTCCCCTTCCTCCACAGCGACGCTTCTCTCTGTCACCTGTCCTTATCAGAGAGGCTGCCGCCCAGTTCCTGCCCCCGCCTCCAGTTCCACCCCATTGTGCAGCACCCCCTCCGGCTGTGCCTGCTTtgccctcctctgcctgcagcaCCCCGTCCTCTCTTCGTCGGGCCATCCCCCCTCAGCTCCCTCGCTGCCACTCACAGCCCTGTGACCTGCTCCTTCTCAAACCGGGACTGAAACGACGCCGTGACCCAGACAGACCATTTGCCCGGCCAGTACTGGATTTCACCAAGATGACTCAG ACTCGCAGTACAGACCCCTTGAGTGGTATGGAGCGTGGGAGGCTGGCTTGTGGAGGGGATGTTTGCATGGGCTTTGAGCCTTTTTTGGGGGACTTCAGAGGGTCGTGTTCACCAGAGGGGCTGGGAAGGACAAGCATTGGTCCTCTCAGCGAGAGTGacgaggagggggaagagggggaggaagaccCTGATCGAGAAGAGTGTCAGCCGAGTATCTTTGAGAGGGATTGTACAGAACTAGATTTGAGCCTAATTGAAGAAAATTAA